A stretch of Rhododendron vialii isolate Sample 1 chromosome 4a, ASM3025357v1 DNA encodes these proteins:
- the LOC131321836 gene encoding uncharacterized protein LOC131321836 — protein MSILWEKSGTWRWIVRQTKESKPFFIAFATICGVVPGVIGYGVMQITNSRNQQLESHLRHNAPPDSLMMGKVNKDRLAEYLGELQRKEDTNDRYVAALRGETLTRKPYVRIQPVPKESNSEINKQQQK, from the exons ATGTCGATCCTGTGGGAGAAGAGCGGGACGTGGAGGTGGATAGTGAGGCAGACGAAAGAGTCGAAGCCCTTCTTCATAGCATTCGCCACCATATGTGGAGTGGTACCTGGTGTCATTGGCTACGGAGTTATGCAGATCACCAACTCCCGCAACCAACAACTCGAATCCCACCTCCGCCACAACGCTCCACCCGATTCCCTA ATGATGGGGAAAGTAAACAAAGACCGTCTGGCAGAATACCTTGGTGAACTGCAGAGGAAAGAGGATACAAACGACCGATATGTTGCTGCTTTAAGGGGGGAGACATTAACCAGGAAGCCGTATGTGAGGATTCAACCTGTGCCAAAGGAAAGCAACTCCGAGATTAACAAACAACAGCAGAAGTAG
- the LOC131321834 gene encoding ALA-interacting subunit 3-like gives MMNSNAPSSSSGGAGSTDSSTPRRNSKRPKYSRFTQQELPACKPILTPRWVISAFMLVSIVFIPIGVASLFASRDVVEIVDRYETDCIPQNISDKVQYIQSPGDKSCNRTLTVPKHMKPPIYVYYQLDNFYQNHRRYVKSRSDQQLKYPDSVNDTSACKPEDIANGVSIVPCGLIAWSLFNDTYDFTLNNENLTINKKGISWKSDRDNKFGKDVYPKNFQSGALIGGKNLSSSIPLSEQEDLIVWMRTAALPTFRKLYGKIEVDLRENDTIEVMLKNNYNTYSFNGKKKLVLSTTTWLGGKNDFLGIAYLTVGGLCFFLAMAFTVVYLVKPRRLGDPSYLSWNRNPGGH, from the exons aTGATGAATTCAAACGCTCCGTCTTCAAGCTCCGGAGGCGCTGGATCCACCGATTCTTCGACACCCAGAAGAAATTCCAAGCGACCCAAAT ATTCGAGGTTTACTCAACAGGAACTTCCAGCTTGCAAACCGATTCTTACACCACGATGG GTGATTTCAGCATTCATGCTTGTCAGCATTGTCTTTATTCCCATTGGAGTAGCGTCCTTGTTTGCTTCCCGAGAT GTGGTTGAAATTGTTGATCGGTATGAAACTGACTGCATACCACAAAACATAAGTGACAAGGTCCAATACATTCAAAGCCCTGGGGATAAATCCTGCAACAGAACACTGACG GTGCCGAAGCATATGAAGCCTCCTATTTATGTCTATTACCAGCTTGACAACTTCTACCAGAATCATCGCAG GTATGTGAAGAGCCGGAGTGATCAGCAGTTGAAATACCCTGATAGTGTGAATGACACAAGCGCATGCAAACCTGAAGATATTGCCAACGGAGTGTCGATTGTGCCTTGCGGTCTTATAGCTTGGAGCTTGTTCAATGATACTTACGACTTCACCCTTAACAACGAGAATTTGACAATAAACAAGAAGGGCATCTCATGGAAGAGCGATAGGGATAATAAGTTCGGAAAAGATGTCTACCCTAAAAACTTTCAGAGTGGAGCTCTTATAGGGGGCAAAAATCTCAGTTCGTCCATACCA TTGAGTGAGCAGGAGGACCTCATTGTTTGGATGAGAACTGCAGCTCTGCCGACTTTTAGGAAGTTGTATGGAAAGATAGAGGTAGATCTGCGGGAAAATGACACCATTGAGGTGATGTTGAAGAACAATTACAACACCTACAGTTTCAACGGAAAGAAGAAGCTTGTCCTTTCTACCACCACCTGGCTTGGCGGGAAGAATGACTTTCTCGGCATTGCTTACCTCACTGTCGGCGGATTGTGCTTCTTTCTGGCTATGGCTTTCACTGTTGTGTACCTAGTTAAGCCAAG gcgACTTGGCGATCCATCCTATTTGTCATGGAACCGGAACCCAGGAGGTCACTGA
- the LOC131321835 gene encoding metacaspase-5-like, with the protein MGKKAVLIGCNYPGTKAELKGCVNDVRKMHSCLVDKYGFLEEDITVLIDNDDSYTQPTGRNLRRALSDLLRSAEPGDFLFVHYSGHGTRLPAETGEDDDTGYDECIVPTDMNLITDDDFREFVDNVPEGCRLTIVSDSCHSGGLIDEAKEQIGESTMHSREGQESESASGFGFKSFLHKTVEDAFESRGINLPSGLRHHHNRHQEENFEDREVEGGGYGDWGYFKNKSLPLSTLIEILKQKTGKDDIDVGKLRPTLFDVFGEDASPKVKKFMKVIMNKLQEHGSGGGNGEGGGLMGMVGNLAQEFLKQKLDVNDEDYAKPALETQVSRKQEVYAGASGRALPDNGILISGCQTDQTSADASPSGNADEAYGALSNAIQTIIAETDGTVTNQELVLKAREMLKSQGFTQRPGLYCSDNHVETSFVC; encoded by the exons ATGGGGAAGAAAGCGGTGTTGATAGGGTGCAACTACCCAGGGACGAAGGCAGAACTGAAGGGATGCGTAAACGACGTCAGGAAGATGCACAGTTGCCTCGTGGACAAGTACGGCTTCTTGGAGGAGGACATAACGGTGCTCATCGACAACGACGATTCTTACACCCAGCCCACCGGCCGCAACCTCCGTCGAGCCCTCTCCGATCTCCTCCGATCCGCTGAGCCCGGTGACTTCCTCTTCGTCCACTACAGCGGCCACGGCACTCGTCTCCCCGCCGAGACTGGCGAAGACGACGACACCGGCTACGACGAGTGCATCGTCCCTACTGACATGAATCTCATCaccg ATGATGATTTCCGGGAGTTTGTAGACAATGTACCGGAAGGTTGCCGCCTTACTATTGTATCTGACTCTTGCCATAGTGGCGGCCTTATTGATGAGGCCAAAGAGCAAATTGGGGAGAGTACCATGCATTCTCGCGAGGGCCAGGAATCTGAATCTGCATCGGGCTTTGGATTTAAAAGCTTCTTGCATAAAACCGTGGAGGATGCATTTGAGTCCCGTGGAATAAACCTACCTTCAGGATtgcgccaccaccacaatcggCACCAGGAAGAAAATTTTGAGGATAGAGAAGTTGAAGGAGGAGGATACGGGGATTGGGGGTATTTCAAGAACAAATCTTTGCCTCTCTCAACTCTGATCGAGATACTCAAGCAGAAAACTGGTAAGGATGACATTGACGTTGGCAAGCTGAGGCCAACTCTTTTTGACGTCTTTGGTGAAGATGCCAGCCCCAAGGTTAAGAAGTTTATGAAGGTGATCATGAACAAACTCCAGGAACATGGCAGCGGTGGGGGCAACGGTGAAGGTGGTGGATTGATGGGGATGGTTGGAAATCTGGCTCAGGAGTTCCTCAAGCAAAAGCTAGATGTAAACGATGAAGACTATGCAAAACCTGCTCTAGAAACACAAGTGAGCAGAAAGCAAGAGGTTTATGCGGGGGCAAGTGGGCGGGCTCTTCCTGACAATGGTATTCTGATCAGTGGCTGCCAAACTGATCAAACTTCTGCAGATGCTAGCCCGTCTGGCAATGCTGATGAAGCTTATGGGGCTCTTAGCAATGCAATTCAGACCATAATTGCTGAAACTGATGGCACAGTTACTAATCAGGAGCTTGTATTGAAGGCAAGGGAGATGTTGAAGAGCCAGGGTTTCACACAGCGTCCAGGCCTCTATTGCAGTGACAATCATGTTGAAACTTCTTTTGTGTGCTGA